Proteins encoded together in one Gammaproteobacteria bacterium window:
- a CDS encoding alpha/beta fold hydrolase: protein MQILLGVAITLVVLYVGVCIAIFFFQRSLIYFPTQTDAGADKRTTTLHVPGAELKVSTRMLDSDNALLYFGGNAEDASAKLPILSGAFPNHSLYLLHYRGYSGSTGTPSEEFLIADALALFDKVHSDHKNVVVIGRSLGSGVAIHLASVRPVARLVLVSPFDSLVDIAAKKFPYFPIRWLLRDKFESWCYAPKVSAPTVILSVEDDEIVPRESTMRLLSRFPKGIAVLTGITGVSHNKIWDSPAYVPALIDGVPSK from the coding sequence ATGCAAATTCTACTTGGCGTCGCCATTACACTCGTTGTCCTATACGTAGGTGTGTGTATTGCAATCTTCTTCTTCCAACGATCGCTAATTTACTTCCCTACACAGACAGATGCGGGTGCGGACAAGAGAACGACCACACTGCATGTCCCTGGTGCCGAACTCAAAGTTTCAACAAGAATGCTCGACAGCGACAACGCCTTGTTGTATTTCGGTGGCAACGCGGAAGATGCCTCCGCCAAATTGCCGATCCTTTCCGGTGCGTTTCCCAATCACTCGCTTTATTTGCTTCACTACCGAGGATACAGCGGTAGCACCGGAACACCATCGGAAGAGTTCTTGATCGCAGATGCGCTTGCGCTTTTTGATAAAGTACACTCAGATCACAAAAACGTCGTTGTCATTGGTCGCAGCTTAGGCAGTGGAGTTGCCATCCACCTCGCTAGCGTGCGCCCGGTAGCACGCCTCGTTCTTGTGTCGCCCTTCGACAGCCTAGTGGATATCGCTGCGAAGAAGTTTCCTTACTTTCCTATACGGTGGCTACTCAGGGACAAGTTTGAATCTTGGTGCTATGCGCCCAAAGTAAGCGCCCCCACTGTGATTTTGTCTGTTGAAGACGATGAAATTGTGCCTCGCGAAAGCACGATGCGCCTTCTTTCTCGTTTTCCCAAAGGTATCGCTGTACTTACCGGCATCACCGGTGTTAGTCATAACAAAATATGGGACAGTCCGGCGTACGTGCCAGCACTAATAGATGGCGTACCCTCGAAATAA